A genomic stretch from Flavobacterium sp. KS-LB2 includes:
- the pta gene encoding phosphate acetyltransferase: MNKAIYIATSEQNSGKSIITLGLMSMLIGKMAKVGYFRPIVEDFEEGGFDNHIETVVGHFGMDIEFEDAYAITKSKLIKKKNKGKIGEVLDLIIEKYKKLEERFDFVLVEGTSFTGEGTVIELDMNVLIAKNLGIPTIIVGAGVGKTLEELIDSLYLAYDSFKVKDVEVLAVIANKVQPENIELVTNGLKKSLPKSILVNSIPLIHNLNNPTVQEIVNELDAKVLFGEAHLNNQTGNFSVGAMQLRNYLLHLKENSLVITPGDRADIILGALQANESANYPTISGIVLTGNILPEISILKLIEGLSTIVPIIAVEEGTYYITNKIGSIKSKIYANNKQKIEISITTFEKYVDLDNLAEKLITFEPEGMTPKMFQYNLVKRARQHRKHIVLPEGNDDRILMAAARLFEMDVVDISIIGNKKQIESKVLELGLPFDFSKIKIINPIESEYYDDYVNTYYELRKAKNVTIGMAKDLMEDVSYFGTMMVYKGHADGMVSGAAHTTQHTILPALQFIKTKPNSSVVSSIFFMCLEDRVSVFGDCAINPNPTAEQLAEIAISSADSSLAFGIEPKIAMLSYSSGSSGKGDEVDKVRTATEIVRKKRPDLKIEGPIQYDAAVDMTVGKSKMPNSEVAGQASVLIFPDLNTGNNTYKAVQRETGALAIGPMLQGLNKPVNDLSRGCTVDDIINTVVITAIQAQGL, translated from the coding sequence ATGAACAAGGCCATATACATTGCTACAAGCGAACAAAATAGTGGGAAGTCGATTATCACATTGGGACTGATGAGTATGCTGATTGGCAAAATGGCCAAAGTAGGTTATTTTAGACCTATTGTGGAGGATTTTGAAGAGGGAGGATTTGACAATCATATCGAAACTGTGGTAGGGCATTTTGGAATGGATATCGAGTTTGAAGATGCGTATGCCATTACCAAAAGTAAATTAATCAAAAAGAAAAATAAGGGAAAAATAGGAGAGGTTCTGGATCTAATTATCGAAAAATATAAGAAATTAGAAGAGCGTTTCGACTTTGTATTGGTTGAAGGAACTAGTTTTACAGGAGAAGGAACAGTCATAGAATTAGATATGAATGTGCTGATTGCTAAAAATCTTGGTATTCCTACTATAATTGTTGGAGCTGGAGTGGGTAAAACATTAGAGGAATTAATAGATAGCCTTTATTTGGCCTACGATTCATTTAAAGTAAAAGATGTTGAAGTCTTAGCTGTTATCGCCAATAAAGTACAACCTGAAAACATTGAATTAGTAACTAATGGGCTAAAGAAAAGTTTGCCCAAAAGCATATTAGTTAATTCCATTCCTTTAATTCATAACTTAAATAATCCTACCGTACAAGAGATTGTAAATGAACTCGATGCCAAAGTACTTTTTGGCGAAGCACACCTAAACAATCAAACTGGAAATTTTAGCGTTGGTGCCATGCAGTTGCGGAATTATTTGTTACATCTCAAAGAAAATAGTCTTGTAATCACTCCTGGCGATAGAGCTGATATTATTTTGGGAGCACTGCAAGCCAATGAATCTGCAAATTATCCTACCATTTCTGGTATTGTTTTGACAGGGAATATTTTGCCTGAAATTAGTATTTTGAAATTGATCGAGGGACTTTCTACTATTGTTCCAATTATCGCAGTAGAAGAAGGAACGTATTACATCACTAATAAAATAGGTTCTATTAAATCTAAAATTTATGCAAATAACAAGCAGAAGATTGAAATTTCGATTACTACTTTCGAAAAATATGTAGACCTAGACAACCTTGCCGAAAAGCTAATCACTTTTGAACCTGAAGGAATGACTCCTAAAATGTTTCAGTACAATCTTGTCAAGAGAGCCAGACAACATCGTAAGCATATTGTATTACCTGAAGGGAACGATGATCGAATTTTGATGGCAGCCGCTCGATTATTTGAAATGGATGTGGTTGATATTTCGATTATTGGGAATAAAAAACAAATTGAAAGCAAAGTATTGGAATTAGGATTGCCTTTTGATTTTTCTAAAATTAAAATTATAAATCCGATTGAATCCGAGTATTATGATGACTATGTAAATACGTATTATGAGTTGCGAAAAGCAAAAAATGTAACCATAGGAATGGCTAAGGATTTGATGGAGGATGTTTCGTATTTTGGTACCATGATGGTGTACAAAGGTCATGCAGACGGAATGGTTTCTGGAGCGGCACATACGACGCAACATACCATTTTACCAGCGTTGCAATTCATTAAAACAAAACCAAATTCCTCTGTAGTTTCTTCTATATTTTTCATGTGTTTAGAAGATAGAGTTTCTGTTTTTGGAGATTGTGCCATTAATCCAAATCCTACTGCGGAACAATTGGCAGAAATAGCGATTTCCTCGGCTGATTCGAGTTTGGCTTTTGGTATTGAACCAAAAATTGCCATGCTTTCCTATTCATCTGGCTCTTCAGGAAAAGGTGATGAAGTCGATAAAGTAAGAACCGCAACGGAAATAGTAAGAAAAAAACGTCCTGATTTAAAAATCGAAGGTCCTATTCAATACGATGCTGCGGTAGATATGACTGTAGGAAAAAGTAAAATGCCCAATTCCGAAGTGGCGGGACAAGCCAGTGTTTTAATTTTTCCGGATTTAAATACGGGAAATAACACCTACAAAGCAGTGCAAAGAGAAACGGGCGCGTTAGCAATTGGTCCGATGCTTCAAGGTTTGAACAAACCAGTAAACGATTTAAGCCGTGGTTGTACCGTTGATGATATTATAAATACTGTGGTTATCACAGCGATTCAAGCACAAGGATTGTAA
- a CDS encoding Brp/Blh family beta-carotene 15,15'-dioxygenase: protein MKNYSNIAIVASFFGLWMDSFLSTTFQVISGFFLIFTFGILHGANDVLLIKNINVVKSPRSWLTILTYYIVIVLTGVLLFYWIPQIALLLFIMVSAYHFGEQQWQNLKSTFPQGLLILFQFLYGIVVLLLLFVFHTIQVQNIIFKIAKLTVPLPYFITGLQIAGVLFLSLCGYAYWKTEKIRSKLLLECFNLILFTIIFKSSSLIWGFAIYFVIWHSIPSIIDQIKFLNGSFSIKYFIAYCKTAWIYWLISIVGITLIYYICKEEQLFNALFFSFLAAITFPHAVVITNMFGTKQTKNRNA from the coding sequence ATGAAAAATTATTCCAATATCGCAATTGTAGCAAGCTTTTTCGGATTGTGGATGGATTCCTTTCTTTCTACCACGTTTCAAGTAATTTCTGGATTTTTCTTAATTTTCACCTTCGGAATTCTGCATGGAGCTAATGATGTACTGCTTATTAAAAATATAAATGTAGTAAAAAGCCCTCGTTCTTGGCTTACTATCTTAACGTATTACATCGTGATTGTTTTAACGGGAGTACTTTTATTCTATTGGATTCCACAAATAGCATTACTCCTATTTATTATGGTGAGTGCCTATCATTTTGGGGAGCAGCAATGGCAAAATCTAAAAAGTACTTTTCCGCAAGGGTTGCTTATTCTTTTTCAGTTTTTGTATGGAATTGTAGTTTTGCTTTTATTATTTGTTTTTCACACAATTCAAGTTCAGAATATCATTTTTAAAATTGCAAAGCTAACGGTACCTCTGCCCTATTTTATAACAGGTCTTCAAATTGCGGGTGTCTTATTTCTAAGTTTATGTGGGTATGCGTATTGGAAAACGGAAAAAATTAGAAGTAAACTCCTTTTAGAATGCTTTAATTTAATCCTATTTACCATTATTTTTAAGTCTTCTAGTTTGATATGGGGATTTGCTATTTACTTTGTGATTTGGCACAGTATTCCGTCTATAATTGACCAGATTAAATTTTTAAATGGTTCCTTTTCAATAAAATATTTTATTGCTTACTGCAAGACCGCCTGGATTTATTGGTTGATATCTATAGTAGGAATTACACTGATCTATTATATATGTAAAGAGGAACAACTTTTTAATGCTTTGTTTTTCTCCTTTTTGGCCGCCATAACATTCCCCCATGCGGTAGTGATTACTAATATGTTCGGCACAAAACAAACTAAAAATAGAAACGCATAA
- a CDS encoding bacteriorhodopsin-like — MTNFMFISGLVGKLSPTDYVGFTFFVGCMAMMAASAFFFLSLSQFDKKWRTSVLVSGLITFIAAVHYFYMRDYWASFGESPTFFRYVDWVLTVPLMCLEFYLILKVAGAKQSLLWKMIVYSVIMLVTGYFGEVVFTDSAALWGAISGAAYFLIVYEIWLGEASKLAAAAGGEVQKAHKILCWFVLVGWAIYPLGYMMGTTGWYNGLIPAGNIDVAYNIADAINKIGFGLVIYSLAVKSSKD, encoded by the coding sequence ATGACAAATTTTATGTTTATTTCAGGATTAGTCGGTAAATTATCACCAACCGATTACGTAGGGTTTACTTTTTTTGTAGGCTGTATGGCTATGATGGCTGCATCAGCATTTTTCTTTTTATCATTGAGCCAATTTGATAAAAAGTGGCGTACTTCAGTCTTAGTATCCGGTTTAATTACGTTTATTGCTGCAGTACATTATTTCTACATGAGAGATTATTGGGCTTCATTTGGTGAATCTCCAACATTCTTCCGTTACGTTGACTGGGTACTAACGGTGCCGTTGATGTGCTTAGAGTTTTACTTAATTTTGAAAGTAGCTGGAGCAAAACAATCATTGTTATGGAAAATGATTGTTTATTCAGTAATTATGTTAGTTACTGGTTATTTTGGAGAAGTTGTATTTACAGATAGTGCGGCGCTATGGGGAGCAATCTCTGGAGCTGCTTATTTCTTGATCGTTTATGAAATCTGGTTAGGAGAGGCTTCTAAATTAGCTGCTGCTGCTGGCGGAGAAGTACAAAAAGCACACAAAATCTTGTGTTGGTTCGTACTTGTAGGATGGGCAATTTACCCATTAGGATACATGATGGGAACAACAGGGTGGTACAACGGATTGATTCCAGCAGGAAACATCGATGTAGCTTATAACATTGCTGATGCCATTAACAAAATTGGATTTGGTTTAGTAATTTACAGTTTAGCAGTGAAATCGTCTAAAGATTAA
- the corA gene encoding magnesium/cobalt transporter CorA has translation MRKIKYKKGKKMQPYSLEYTGLHKSKESELQLFVYDDLNLTEYEDFSVSYLDKYIEAQKTNWINIHGLNNVDWLKSIGNYFEIDNFMLADILNTTRRTKLEESHDFLFFNIKSLLPAEHSDSISVEQISFLLKDGILISFQEKRSDFFSHIRERIRTHSGLVRTKKADYLLYILLDAIMENFFITLENEEDKVEELINLTKESVDPIILERIEKHRDNLNFLKRSIIPLRDSLYDIKSIKDDTIFNAMETDTFSFFARLHQKSLELLEQIESDMGSLESASNFFFSAQTHKMNEIMKTLTIVSAIFIPLTFIVGVYGMNFEYMPELKRHYGYHTVMGAMFLIVVGMIIYFKKRRWF, from the coding sequence ATGAGAAAAATTAAATACAAGAAAGGAAAGAAAATGCAACCCTATTCTTTAGAATATACTGGTCTTCATAAAAGTAAGGAATCAGAGTTACAATTGTTTGTTTATGATGATTTGAATCTTACCGAATATGAGGATTTTAGCGTTTCGTATTTAGATAAATATATTGAGGCACAAAAAACAAATTGGATTAATATTCACGGTTTAAACAATGTTGACTGGTTAAAATCGATTGGCAACTATTTTGAAATTGATAATTTTATGTTGGCCGATATTTTGAATACCACTCGAAGAACAAAACTCGAAGAATCTCATGATTTTCTATTTTTCAATATAAAATCACTCTTGCCGGCAGAACATTCAGATAGTATAAGTGTAGAACAAATTAGTTTTTTGTTAAAAGATGGGATTCTAATTTCTTTTCAGGAAAAGCGAAGTGATTTTTTTTCGCACATTCGAGAACGCATTCGAACACACTCAGGACTTGTAAGAACCAAAAAAGCGGATTATTTGTTATACATCCTGCTAGATGCAATTATGGAGAATTTTTTCATCACTTTAGAAAATGAAGAAGATAAAGTAGAGGAATTGATTAATCTTACTAAGGAAAGTGTTGACCCAATAATTTTAGAAAGAATTGAGAAACATAGGGATAATTTAAATTTTTTAAAACGGTCTATTATTCCGCTTCGGGATTCGTTGTATGATATAAAAAGCATCAAAGACGATACCATATTTAATGCAATGGAAACGGATACTTTCAGCTTTTTTGCCCGATTGCATCAAAAGAGTTTAGAGCTTTTAGAACAAATTGAATCGGATATGGGATCTTTGGAAAGTGCATCTAATTTCTTTTTTTCGGCACAAACGCATAAAATGAACGAGATTATGAAAACGCTGACCATTGTGTCTGCAATATTTATTCCACTTACTTTTATTGTGGGAGTTTACGGAATGAATTTTGAATATATGCCAGAACTCAAAAGACATTATGGGTATCATACCGTTATGGGCGCGATGTTCTTAATAGTAGTTGGGATGATAATTTATTTTAAAAAACGCCGTTGGTTTTAG
- a CDS encoding zinc-dependent metalloprotease produces the protein MVKKKLTLIITCLLFCFAQGTFAQSKKKKRADKNAPAKVEARAPESKDGKKEPKPYKKVIDSTAITQKGLIDIHKINDKYLFEIPDSLLGSEIMTITRYSKTPAGGGIFGGEEINRQVVRWEKGLNNNILLRSVTYVIMSPDGDKPMAQAVKNSTSDPIIGNYDILAFKKDSTGKNNAGYVIDLTSTFDGDIQTFSLDPIKKQLLNIVAFQKDKSFISKISSYPINTEIRTVKTFTTTPPRISITPTPQIGVNLPSALDAGVVTVEMNTSMILLPKTPMRKREFDARVGYFANEYGVFEEESQKSDTKTFAVRWRLEPKSAEDAAKQKKGELIEPLKPIVYYIDPATPDKWKKFIKQGIDDWQVAFEAAGWKNAIRGEYWPENDPTMSLEDARFSVLRYFAAEIQNAYGPNVHDPRSGEILESHIGWYHNIMSLLRNWYLIQTAAVDPAARTKKFDDKLMGELIRFVSSHEVGHTLGLRHNMGASSATPVEKLRDKAYQDKNGHTSSIMDYARFNYVAQPEDGVTALFPRIGDYDKWAIKWGYSYFDGAKTETEEKAKLNEMTKEAYKNNRLWFGTESSPYDPRYQTEDIGDNAMRASEYGIKNLKRILPNLLEWTKENGESYAELDELYGALTGQFRRYMGHVTKNVGGIYDSPKTYDMTGNQFEVVPRAIQKDAVLFLNTQLFNTPKWLLDQNVLSKINPDSGVEAIKGMQDATLSSLLAGDRMVRLIETSSMNKGNYTVDELVSDLKNGIFSELKGSASIDVFRRNIQKLYVDKMIELLKPGTATVRAVPVGVTYGFTTRRVNLAQTDLPSVARGQLNTLKNEMKLASARMTDRMSRYHLQDLISRIGEALDPK, from the coding sequence ATGGTAAAAAAAAAACTAACCCTAATTATTACATGTTTGTTATTTTGTTTTGCGCAAGGCACATTTGCACAAAGTAAAAAAAAGAAAAGAGCAGACAAAAATGCTCCAGCCAAAGTCGAAGCTAGAGCACCCGAATCCAAAGACGGGAAGAAAGAACCAAAACCGTACAAAAAAGTTATTGACTCCACCGCAATAACACAAAAAGGATTAATTGACATTCATAAAATTAATGACAAATATCTTTTTGAAATTCCTGACTCTCTTTTAGGAAGTGAAATAATGACTATTACCCGTTACTCTAAAACTCCTGCTGGAGGAGGAATTTTTGGAGGAGAAGAAATCAACAGACAAGTTGTTCGTTGGGAAAAAGGACTAAACAACAACATCCTCCTTAGATCTGTTACCTACGTTATTATGTCTCCAGACGGCGACAAACCAATGGCTCAAGCTGTTAAGAATTCAACTTCAGATCCAATTATTGGAAACTATGATATCTTGGCATTCAAAAAAGATTCAACCGGTAAAAATAATGCTGGATATGTAATAGATTTAACGAGTACTTTCGATGGTGATATTCAGACTTTTTCATTAGATCCAATTAAAAAACAATTGTTAAACATTGTAGCTTTTCAAAAGGATAAATCATTCATCTCAAAAATAAGCAGTTATCCAATAAATACTGAGATTAGAACTGTAAAAACATTTACAACTACTCCACCGCGTATTTCAATTACTCCAACACCACAAATTGGAGTTAATTTACCTTCTGCTTTAGATGCAGGAGTAGTAACGGTTGAGATGAATACTTCGATGATTTTATTGCCAAAAACACCAATGCGCAAAAGAGAATTTGATGCACGTGTAGGATATTTTGCAAACGAATACGGAGTTTTTGAAGAAGAATCTCAAAAATCAGACACTAAAACTTTTGCTGTAAGATGGCGCTTAGAGCCAAAATCTGCCGAAGATGCTGCAAAGCAAAAAAAAGGGGAATTAATTGAGCCACTAAAACCAATTGTATACTACATTGATCCAGCTACACCTGACAAATGGAAAAAATTCATTAAACAAGGTATTGATGATTGGCAAGTAGCATTTGAAGCTGCAGGATGGAAAAATGCAATTCGTGGCGAATATTGGCCAGAAAATGATCCAACAATGAGTTTGGAAGATGCCCGTTTTTCAGTATTGAGATATTTTGCTGCTGAAATTCAAAACGCATACGGACCTAATGTTCATGATCCTAGAAGTGGTGAAATTTTGGAAAGCCACATTGGTTGGTATCATAATATCATGAGTCTTTTAAGAAACTGGTATTTGATTCAAACTGCGGCTGTAGATCCTGCAGCAAGAACAAAAAAGTTTGATGATAAATTAATGGGGGAATTAATCCGTTTCGTTTCTTCACATGAAGTAGGACACACTTTAGGATTACGTCACAACATGGGAGCAAGTTCTGCCACTCCGGTTGAAAAACTGAGAGATAAAGCGTACCAAGATAAAAACGGACATACTTCTTCTATCATGGATTATGCACGTTTTAATTATGTGGCACAACCAGAAGATGGTGTTACTGCCTTATTCCCAAGAATTGGGGATTATGACAAATGGGCTATTAAATGGGGCTATTCTTATTTTGACGGAGCTAAAACTGAAACTGAGGAAAAAGCGAAGTTGAATGAAATGACTAAAGAAGCATACAAAAATAACCGTTTATGGTTTGGTACAGAAAGCAGTCCTTATGACCCAAGATACCAAACAGAGGATATTGGAGATAATGCGATGAGAGCTTCTGAGTACGGAATCAAAAACCTAAAAAGAATTTTGCCTAATTTATTAGAGTGGACTAAAGAAAACGGGGAAAGCTATGCTGAACTAGATGAACTTTACGGTGCACTTACAGGACAATTCAGAAGATATATGGGCCATGTTACTAAAAACGTAGGTGGAATCTATGATTCTCCAAAAACGTATGACATGACAGGAAATCAATTTGAAGTAGTTCCAAGAGCTATCCAAAAAGATGCTGTATTATTCTTGAACACGCAATTATTTAACACACCAAAATGGTTATTGGATCAAAATGTATTGTCAAAAATAAACCCAGATAGTGGTGTTGAAGCCATCAAAGGAATGCAAGACGCTACCTTATCAAGTTTGTTAGCTGGAGACAGAATGGTTCGCCTTATTGAAACTTCATCTATGAATAAAGGAAACTATACTGTTGATGAATTGGTAAGCGATCTTAAAAATGGTATCTTTTCTGAATTGAAAGGAAGTGCTTCAATTGATGTGTTCCGTAGAAACATCCAAAAACTATATGTTGACAAAATGATCGAATTACTTAAACCAGGTACTGCAACAGTTAGAGCGGTTCCTGTAGGAGTTACTTACGGTTTCACAACAAGAAGAGTAAACTTAGCACAAACTGATTTACCTTCTGTTGCAAGAGGCCAATTGAATACTTTAAAAAATGAGATGAAGTTAGCCTCAGCTAGAATGACTGATCGAATGAGTAGATACCACTTACAAGATTTAATTTCTAGAATTGGAGAAGCTTTAGATCCTAAATAA